In a single window of the Deltaproteobacteria bacterium genome:
- a CDS encoding FAD:protein FMN transferase produces the protein MKHGEFFSDRRTFLKSLSVLAAGAVLAPSLRVLPALAAAQFQRVNEKRLLMGTIVGITALADSSGRCEDALGRAYAEIERLSAIMSRFDSRSALSSLNDAGRLDRAPTELLDVIHHGQFLHRHSNGRFDVSITPVLTLLERSMGKPGQAELREALSLVDASRLRQDGQKLWFEATGMSATLDGVAKGYIADCAAEVLRREGVEHFMIDAGGDIRVQGFSNGLDRPWHVAIEDPNKHGDYPAVLKMRNGAVATSGGYEVFFNPTRTSHHLVNPDTGSSPQYIKSVSVQAPTVMQADGLATALSLMHPREALRLTASLPGHACLLVTSSGARLTSSSWNNV, from the coding sequence ATGAAGCATGGGGAATTTTTCTCTGATCGCCGGACTTTTTTGAAATCCTTGTCCGTTCTGGCGGCAGGAGCTGTATTGGCTCCTTCTCTCCGCGTTCTGCCGGCCCTGGCCGCCGCGCAGTTCCAACGCGTGAATGAGAAGCGTCTGCTTATGGGCACGATTGTCGGTATCACCGCGCTTGCGGACTCCTCCGGCCGGTGTGAAGACGCCCTGGGGCGGGCTTATGCCGAAATCGAACGGTTGTCGGCGATTATGAGCCGGTTTGACTCCCGCTCGGCGCTGTCCTCGTTGAACGACGCTGGCCGGTTGGATAGGGCACCCACGGAATTGTTGGATGTGATCCATCACGGCCAATTTTTGCATCGCCATTCAAATGGGCGTTTTGATGTGAGTATTACCCCCGTTTTGACGCTGTTGGAGCGTTCCATGGGTAAACCGGGTCAGGCCGAATTGCGGGAAGCCTTGTCATTGGTCGATGCGTCCAGGTTGCGGCAGGACGGTCAGAAACTGTGGTTCGAGGCCACGGGCATGAGCGCGACCCTGGATGGTGTCGCCAAGGGGTATATCGCCGATTGCGCGGCCGAGGTCTTGCGACGCGAGGGTGTCGAGCATTTCATGATCGACGCGGGCGGCGATATCCGCGTTCAGGGTTTTTCCAATGGTCTGGATCGTCCGTGGCATGTCGCTATCGAGGACCCGAACAAGCACGGTGATTATCCGGCGGTGCTCAAAATGCGCAATGGAGCAGTCGCCACTTCCGGCGGGTACGAGGTCTTTTTCAATCCAACTCGAACTTCGCACCATCTGGTCAATCCGGACACCGGCTCTTCACCGCAATACATAAAAAGTGTCAGCGTTCAGGCTCCGACAGTCATGCAGGCCGACGGCCTGGCCACGGCGCTGAGCCTCATGCATCCGCGCGAGGCATTGCGACTGACGGCCTCGTTGCCGGGCCATGCCTGTCTGTTGGTCACATCAAGTGGCGCGCGATTGACATCTTCCTCTTGGAACAACGTGTAG